One Curtobacterium sp. BH-2-1-1 genomic region harbors:
- a CDS encoding aminotransferase class V-fold PLP-dependent enzyme, translating to MDSFVDGSGYLAACTAGLPTRGTLAAMRADLDEWEHAASTPVAYGALVEEGRSLFARIVGVDRARVATGSQTSAMVAVVAAALPDGAEVVVPDGDFSSLVFPFLAQAHRGIRVRSVPLASLADAVRPGTSLVAWSAVQSSSGVVTGPGPVLEAARTVGALTLCDLTQAAGVLPADAAPFDVTVTHAYKWLCAPRGVAFSTFSDAALERLRPVQAGWYAGADLWASCYGPAMRLADDARRFDVSPAWQAWPGAVAALRHVAALDATSSWRHATRLTDRLADTLGSPRSGQAITTFADADGAALRALAAAGITASGRAGRLRLAFHLWNDEDDVTRVADALGAVDGFRPEG from the coding sequence ATGGACTCCTTCGTCGATGGCTCCGGTTACCTGGCGGCCTGCACCGCCGGACTCCCCACGCGCGGCACGCTCGCCGCCATGCGCGCCGACCTCGACGAGTGGGAGCACGCCGCGTCCACGCCGGTCGCGTACGGTGCGCTCGTCGAGGAGGGCCGCTCGCTCTTCGCGCGCATCGTCGGCGTGGATCGGGCCCGGGTCGCCACCGGGTCGCAGACCTCCGCCATGGTCGCGGTCGTCGCCGCTGCGCTGCCGGACGGCGCCGAGGTCGTCGTCCCCGACGGCGACTTCAGTTCGCTCGTGTTCCCGTTCCTCGCCCAGGCGCACCGCGGGATCCGGGTCCGGAGCGTCCCGCTCGCCTCCCTCGCCGACGCGGTGCGGCCCGGGACGTCGCTCGTCGCCTGGTCCGCGGTGCAGTCGTCGAGCGGCGTCGTCACCGGTCCGGGGCCGGTCCTCGAAGCGGCTCGTACCGTCGGCGCGCTCACGCTGTGCGACCTCACGCAGGCCGCCGGCGTGCTCCCGGCGGACGCTGCCCCGTTCGACGTGACCGTCACGCACGCGTACAAGTGGCTGTGCGCGCCGCGCGGGGTCGCCTTCTCGACGTTCTCGGACGCCGCGCTCGAACGGCTCCGCCCCGTGCAGGCCGGGTGGTACGCGGGCGCCGACTTGTGGGCGTCCTGCTACGGCCCCGCGATGCGGCTCGCCGACGACGCGCGTCGGTTCGACGTCTCGCCGGCGTGGCAGGCGTGGCCGGGCGCGGTGGCTGCGCTCCGGCACGTCGCCGCGCTCGATGCGACGTCGTCCTGGAGGCACGCCACGCGTCTCACGGACCGGCTCGCCGACACGCTCGGGTCACCTCGGAGCGGGCAGGCGATCACGACGTTCGCGGACGCCGACGGCGCGGCCCTCCGGGCCCTCGCGGCAGCCGGGATCACCGCGAGCGGGCGGGCCGGTCGGCTCCGGCTGGCGTTCCACCTCTGGAACGACGAGGACGACGTGACGCGCGTGGCGGACGCGCTGGGCGCCGTGGACGGCTTCAGACCGGAGGGGTGA
- a CDS encoding glycine--tRNA ligase: MAQSSRLDSVIALAKGRGFVFQSGEIYGGSRSAWDYGPLGVELKENIKRQWWQRFVRGRGDMVGLDSAVILPRKVWEASGHVATFTDPLVECLHCHHRFREDHLIEAFVAKKDRQPEGGMAEIACPNCGTRGQWTEPREFSGMLKTYLGPVESEEGLNFLRPETAQGIFVDFAQVVTTSRMKPPFGIGQVGKAFRNEITPGNFIFRTREFEQMEIEYFVPPASAQEHYEQWIADSVAFFTDLGIDPENLRRFDVPDGERAHYSDATADIEYRFGFAGTEWGELMGVANRTDFDLNNHIESSGKDLRYFDQAANEKYVPYVIEPSFGLTRALMAFLLDAYHEDEAPNAKGGVDKRTVLRLDPRLAPVKAAVLPLSRNEQLSPVARGLADDLRRYWNVDFDDAGAIGRRYRRHDEIGTPFCITVDFDTLEDKAVTVRERDTMSQERVALDQLQGYLAARLLGA; encoded by the coding sequence GTGGCACAGTCCTCCCGTCTCGACAGCGTCATCGCCCTGGCCAAGGGCCGTGGCTTCGTCTTCCAGTCGGGGGAGATCTACGGCGGATCGCGCTCCGCGTGGGACTACGGGCCCCTCGGCGTCGAGCTGAAGGAGAACATCAAGCGGCAGTGGTGGCAGCGGTTCGTCCGCGGCCGCGGTGACATGGTCGGCCTCGACTCGGCCGTGATCCTGCCGCGCAAGGTGTGGGAAGCGTCCGGGCACGTCGCGACGTTCACCGACCCGCTCGTCGAGTGCCTGCACTGCCACCACCGGTTCCGCGAAGACCACCTCATCGAGGCGTTCGTGGCGAAGAAGGACCGGCAGCCCGAGGGTGGCATGGCCGAGATCGCGTGCCCGAACTGCGGCACCCGCGGCCAGTGGACCGAGCCGCGCGAGTTCTCCGGCATGCTCAAGACCTACCTCGGCCCGGTCGAGTCGGAAGAGGGCCTGAACTTCCTCCGCCCCGAGACCGCGCAGGGCATCTTCGTGGACTTCGCGCAGGTCGTGACGACCAGCCGCATGAAGCCCCCGTTCGGCATCGGCCAGGTCGGCAAGGCCTTCCGCAACGAGATCACGCCCGGCAACTTCATCTTCCGGACGCGTGAGTTCGAGCAGATGGAGATCGAGTACTTCGTGCCGCCGGCCTCCGCGCAGGAGCACTACGAGCAGTGGATCGCCGACTCGGTCGCGTTCTTCACCGACCTCGGCATCGACCCGGAGAACCTGCGGCGCTTCGACGTCCCGGACGGGGAACGCGCGCACTACTCCGACGCCACCGCCGACATCGAGTACCGCTTCGGGTTCGCGGGCACCGAGTGGGGCGAGCTCATGGGCGTCGCGAACCGCACGGACTTCGACCTCAACAACCACATCGAGTCCTCCGGCAAGGACCTCCGGTACTTCGACCAGGCCGCGAACGAGAAGTACGTGCCGTACGTCATCGAGCCGTCGTTCGGTCTCACCCGCGCGCTCATGGCGTTCCTGCTCGACGCCTACCACGAGGACGAGGCGCCGAACGCGAAGGGCGGCGTCGACAAGCGCACGGTCCTGCGGCTCGACCCGCGGCTCGCTCCGGTCAAGGCCGCCGTCCTGCCGCTGTCCCGCAACGAGCAGCTGTCGCCGGTGGCGCGTGGCCTCGCGGACGACCTGCGCAGGTACTGGAACGTGGACTTCGACGACGCGGGGGCGATCGGGCGTCGCTACCGTCGCCACGACGAGATCGGCACGCCGTTCTGCATCACGGTGGACTTCGACACGCTCGAGGACAAGGCCGTGACGGTGCGCGAGCGCGACACGATGTCGCAGGAGCGGGTGGCGCTCGACCAGCTGCAGGGGTACCTCGCGGCGCGGTTGCTCGGCGCGTAG
- a CDS encoding DsbA family protein yields the protein MNDSVKVDVWSDIACPWCYIGKRKFEAGVAAFASTPNGAPVEVEYHSFELSPDTPVDFEGTEAEFLSGHKGMPVEQAQQMLDQVSGIAASVGLDYDFESMHHTNTVKAHQVIHLAKEQGKQLEMVERLFAAYFERGEHVGQDESLASLAAEVGLDPDEVRATLRDDSQLAAVRADQAQAQSYGINGVPFFVIDGKYGVSGAQDPAAFEQVLTQVVALRGTTPSDVAEAEQRSAEDAAADAEATR from the coding sequence ATGAACGACTCTGTGAAGGTCGATGTCTGGTCGGACATCGCCTGCCCCTGGTGCTACATCGGCAAGCGGAAGTTCGAGGCCGGCGTCGCCGCCTTCGCCTCGACCCCGAACGGCGCCCCGGTCGAGGTCGAGTACCACTCCTTCGAGCTCAGCCCCGACACCCCCGTGGACTTCGAGGGCACCGAGGCCGAGTTCCTCTCCGGCCACAAGGGCATGCCCGTCGAGCAGGCGCAGCAGATGCTCGACCAGGTCTCCGGCATCGCCGCGAGCGTGGGCCTCGACTACGACTTCGAGTCGATGCACCACACCAACACGGTGAAGGCGCACCAGGTCATCCACCTGGCGAAGGAACAGGGCAAGCAGCTCGAGATGGTTGAGCGCCTCTTCGCCGCCTACTTCGAGCGCGGTGAGCACGTCGGGCAGGACGAGTCGCTGGCGTCCCTCGCGGCCGAGGTCGGCCTCGACCCGGACGAGGTACGCGCCACGCTCCGCGACGACTCGCAGCTCGCGGCCGTCCGCGCCGACCAGGCGCAGGCGCAGTCGTACGGCATCAACGGCGTCCCGTTCTTCGTCATCGACGGCAAGTACGGCGTCTCCGGCGCGCAGGACCCGGCTGCGTTCGAGCAGGTGCTGACGCAGGTCGTCGCCCTCCGCGGGACGACCCCGTCGGACGTCGCCGAGGCCGAGCAGCGGTCCGCCGAGGACGCGGCAGCAGACGCGGAGGCGACCCGATGA
- a CDS encoding aminoacyl-tRNA deacylase — protein MTTDAITRFDADARARGLRVDVVERPAADSLHGAAALLGIEPGDIVKTLVVKRHDGGFLLALVPGGRAIAWKKLRTVVGVNKLSMPDAATALEASGYERGTITPIGATGDLPVYADERIVGRRVALGAGRHGASAFVDADDLVAAYGATVADITDEEPVR, from the coding sequence ATGACGACCGACGCCATCACCAGGTTCGACGCCGACGCACGGGCCCGGGGGCTCCGGGTCGACGTGGTCGAACGACCCGCCGCGGACTCCCTGCACGGGGCAGCCGCACTGCTCGGCATCGAGCCCGGCGACATCGTGAAGACCCTCGTCGTGAAGCGGCACGACGGCGGCTTCCTGCTCGCCCTCGTGCCCGGTGGCCGTGCCATCGCCTGGAAGAAGCTCCGCACCGTCGTCGGCGTCAACAAGCTCTCGATGCCCGACGCCGCCACCGCGCTCGAGGCCTCGGGCTACGAACGCGGCACCATCACGCCCATCGGTGCGACGGGCGACCTGCCGGTCTACGCCGACGAGCGGATCGTCGGACGCCGGGTCGCCCTCGGCGCCGGTCGGCACGGCGCGAGCGCCTTCGTCGACGCCGACGACCTGGTCGCGGCCTACGGCGCGACGGTCGCCGACATCACCGACGAGGAGCCCGTCCGCTAG
- the dusB gene encoding tRNA dihydrouridine synthase DusB — MTITDAPGTATRPAKPLRIGPIEVDVPVVLAPMAGITNMAYRRLCREYGAGLYVCEMITSRALVERTPVSMQLIQHHESETPRSIQLYGVEPNTVAEAATILVGEDRADHIDLNFGCPVPKVTRKGGGAALPWKLDLFKELVTKTVRAAGDVPVTVKMRKGIDGDHLTYLDAARIARDAGVAAVSLHARTANEHYSGHADWSAIATLKETITDIPVLGNGDIWSAADALRMVDETGADGVVVGRGCLGRPWLFGDLAAAFRGEGLRYMPSLGEVAVAFKRHAELLVEFFGSEEHGCRDVRKHVAWYFKGYPIGGDVRSGLAMASSLQEIDDLLGQLDHDAPYPGADAEGPRGRAGHPKRTALPDRWLESRDVDSEFRKVLAAAELHHSGG, encoded by the coding sequence ATGACGATCACTGACGCACCCGGGACGGCGACCCGTCCGGCGAAGCCCCTGCGCATCGGCCCCATCGAGGTCGACGTGCCGGTCGTGCTCGCGCCGATGGCGGGCATCACGAACATGGCCTACCGCCGGCTCTGCCGCGAGTACGGCGCCGGCTTGTACGTGTGCGAGATGATCACCTCGCGCGCGCTCGTCGAACGGACCCCCGTGTCGATGCAGCTCATCCAGCACCACGAGTCCGAGACCCCGCGGTCGATCCAGCTGTACGGCGTCGAGCCGAACACGGTGGCCGAGGCGGCGACGATCCTCGTGGGCGAGGACCGCGCCGACCACATCGACCTCAACTTCGGGTGCCCCGTGCCGAAGGTCACGCGCAAGGGCGGGGGAGCGGCCCTGCCCTGGAAGCTCGACCTCTTCAAGGAACTCGTCACGAAGACCGTCCGTGCCGCCGGGGACGTCCCCGTCACCGTGAAGATGCGCAAGGGCATCGACGGCGACCACCTCACGTACCTCGACGCCGCCCGCATCGCGCGGGACGCCGGCGTCGCGGCCGTCTCCCTGCACGCCCGCACCGCCAACGAGCACTACTCGGGCCACGCGGACTGGTCGGCGATCGCGACGCTGAAGGAGACCATCACCGACATCCCGGTGCTCGGCAACGGCGACATCTGGTCCGCTGCCGACGCGCTGCGCATGGTCGACGAGACCGGGGCGGACGGCGTCGTCGTCGGGCGCGGGTGCCTCGGTCGGCCGTGGCTGTTCGGCGACCTCGCGGCGGCGTTCCGCGGCGAGGGGTTGCGGTACATGCCGTCCCTCGGCGAGGTGGCGGTGGCGTTCAAGCGGCACGCCGAACTGCTCGTCGAGTTCTTCGGCAGCGAGGAGCACGGCTGCCGCGACGTCCGGAAGCACGTCGCCTGGTACTTCAAGGGGTACCCGATCGGCGGCGACGTCCGGTCCGGGCTCGCGATGGCGTCCAGCCTGCAGGAGATCGACGACCTGCTCGGGCAGCTCGACCACGACGCTCCCTACCCCGGTGCCGACGCCGAAGGGCCCCGAGGTCGTGCGGGCCACCCGAAGCGCACCGCGCTGCCCGACCGCTGGCTCGAGTCGCGCGACGTCGACAGCGAGTTCCGCAAGGTCCTCGCCGCCGCCGAGCTGCACCACAGCGGCGGATGA
- a CDS encoding deoxyguanosinetriphosphate triphosphohydrolase: protein MSATSSYGPADAERWLPETHGNRRSDFARDRARLLHSSALRRLAAKTQVLSPTTGLDFARNRLTHSLEVAQVGRELADSLGLDPDVVDTACLAHDIGHPPFGHNGETAVNAWAAGIGGFEGNAQTLRLLTRLEPKVYGAEPEHHRPYGLNLTRASLDASCKYPWPAAQGVSEASSGRTKFGFYDDDHDAFEWLRAGAPRRQRCIEAQVMDLSDDIAYSVHDFEDAVVAGFIDVAALGDRVGENDIVSAMHAWVGSDLSRDELLEAFDRLRSLPLWMTSYDGSRRDLARLKNLTSQLIGRFARTATAATRESYASGSLVRFAASVVTPPEIIGEIAVLKGIVAAFVMTQGDRQPVYEDQRRILTELLDALAASGSADLEPGFAADWRAASDDAGRLRAVVDQVASLTDQGALAWHKRLVVGDRETVHIPV from the coding sequence ATGAGCGCCACGAGTTCGTACGGGCCGGCCGACGCCGAACGCTGGCTGCCCGAGACCCACGGCAACCGTCGGTCGGACTTCGCCCGTGACCGCGCCCGGCTCCTGCACTCGAGCGCGCTGCGACGGCTCGCCGCGAAGACCCAGGTGCTCAGTCCGACGACCGGGCTCGACTTCGCCCGGAACCGCCTGACGCACTCGCTCGAGGTCGCCCAGGTCGGCCGCGAGCTCGCCGACTCGCTCGGTCTCGACCCCGACGTCGTGGACACCGCCTGCCTCGCGCACGACATCGGGCACCCGCCGTTCGGCCACAACGGCGAGACGGCCGTGAACGCGTGGGCGGCGGGCATCGGCGGGTTCGAGGGGAACGCGCAGACGCTGCGGCTCCTCACCCGGCTCGAGCCGAAGGTGTACGGCGCCGAGCCCGAGCACCACCGTCCGTACGGGCTGAACCTCACGCGGGCATCGCTCGACGCCAGCTGCAAGTACCCGTGGCCGGCGGCCCAGGGCGTGTCCGAGGCGTCGTCCGGCCGCACCAAGTTCGGCTTCTACGACGACGACCACGACGCGTTCGAGTGGCTCCGTGCCGGTGCTCCCCGTCGGCAGCGCTGCATCGAGGCGCAGGTCATGGACCTGTCGGACGACATCGCGTACTCGGTGCACGACTTCGAGGACGCCGTCGTCGCGGGGTTCATCGACGTCGCTGCCCTGGGCGACCGTGTCGGCGAGAACGACATCGTGTCGGCCATGCACGCCTGGGTCGGCTCGGACCTCAGCCGCGACGAGCTGCTCGAGGCGTTCGACCGGCTCCGCTCGTTGCCGCTGTGGATGACCTCCTACGACGGGTCGCGACGAGACCTGGCGCGGCTGAAGAACCTCACCTCGCAGCTGATCGGTCGGTTCGCGCGGACGGCGACCGCGGCGACGCGGGAGTCCTACGCCTCGGGCTCCCTCGTGCGCTTCGCGGCGTCGGTCGTGACCCCGCCCGAGATCATCGGCGAGATCGCCGTGCTGAAGGGCATCGTCGCGGCGTTCGTGATGACGCAGGGCGATCGGCAGCCCGTGTACGAGGACCAGCGGCGCATCCTGACCGAGCTCCTCGACGCCCTGGCGGCGAGCGGCAGCGCCGACCTCGAGCCGGGCTTCGCGGCGGACTGGCGTGCTGCGTCCGACGACGCCGGGCGGTTGCGGGCCGTGGTCGACCAGGTGGCGAGCCTGACCGACCAGGGTGCGCTGGCGTGGCACAAGCGGCTCGTGGTGGGGGACCGCGAGACGGTGCACATCCCGGTCTGA
- the dnaG gene encoding DNA primase → MAGRIARNDIDEVRSRVNIADVVGDYVTLKSAGVGSLKGLCPFHDERSPSFHVRPQVGRYHCFGCGEDGDVFDFVIKQDHTTFQEAVERMAAKIGFTLHYEEGDGPRTDYNARARLIAANEAAQQFYTAQLTTAAAEPARQFLGERGFDPAAAQHFGVGFAPKSYDALRDHLRGRGFSLEEIVSAGLVSQGDRSPYDRFRGRLMWPIRDVTGATIGFGARRLLEDDKGPKYLNTPETPIYHKSQVLYGLDLARRDISKQKQVVIVEGYTDVMACHLAGITTAVATCGTSFGVDHIKVLRPMLGDSASRDLSQLGNIVFTFDPDEAGQRAASRAFAEESRFASQTYVAVAPGGLDPCDLRLARGDAAVTRLIETKRPMFEFIIRRRLAAHDIETAEGRVAGLRDAAPVVAGIRDRTLATAYTRETAKWLGLDIPEVRRAVENARQRAGASTTDHRSGGTAPATHAGSGGEAVAVPDEPVAGLRLLPSDPITRMERDAVMAMVQQPGHVGAPLLGLAAAATFSAPMLSVVRDAVVANVDAIGAGDWLERLLQDVPGPFRGLVQELALAPIPARTDEDLAIYARSIVVALVERDLLARKASLLGQLQRADPNEQADRRAEIQRQLVDIDAQRMRLRADAEAAANS, encoded by the coding sequence GTGGCTGGGAGGATCGCGCGGAACGACATCGACGAGGTCCGCTCGCGTGTCAACATCGCCGACGTCGTCGGCGACTACGTGACCCTGAAGTCCGCCGGGGTGGGCTCGTTGAAGGGCCTCTGCCCCTTCCACGACGAACGCTCCCCGTCGTTCCACGTCCGTCCCCAGGTCGGGCGGTACCACTGCTTCGGCTGCGGCGAGGACGGCGACGTCTTCGACTTCGTCATCAAGCAGGACCACACGACCTTCCAGGAAGCCGTCGAGCGGATGGCCGCGAAGATCGGCTTCACGCTCCACTACGAAGAGGGCGACGGCCCCCGCACCGACTACAACGCCCGTGCGCGGCTCATCGCCGCGAACGAGGCGGCGCAGCAGTTCTACACCGCGCAGCTCACGACGGCGGCGGCCGAGCCGGCCCGGCAGTTCCTCGGTGAGCGCGGGTTCGACCCCGCGGCGGCGCAGCACTTCGGCGTCGGCTTCGCCCCGAAGTCGTACGACGCACTGCGGGACCACCTGCGCGGTCGTGGGTTCTCGCTCGAGGAGATCGTCTCCGCCGGACTCGTCAGCCAGGGCGATCGGTCGCCGTACGACCGGTTCCGCGGGCGCCTCATGTGGCCGATCCGCGACGTCACCGGGGCGACGATCGGCTTCGGTGCGCGGCGGCTGCTCGAGGACGACAAGGGCCCCAAGTACCTCAACACGCCCGAGACCCCGATCTACCACAAGAGCCAGGTGCTCTACGGGCTCGACCTCGCCCGGCGGGACATCTCGAAGCAGAAGCAGGTCGTGATCGTCGAGGGGTACACGGACGTCATGGCGTGCCACCTCGCCGGCATCACCACCGCGGTCGCCACCTGTGGCACGTCGTTCGGCGTCGACCACATAAAGGTGCTCCGGCCGATGCTCGGCGACTCGGCCAGCCGCGACCTCTCGCAGCTCGGCAACATCGTCTTCACGTTCGACCCGGACGAGGCCGGGCAGCGCGCTGCCTCACGGGCGTTCGCGGAAGAGAGCCGCTTCGCCTCGCAGACCTACGTCGCGGTCGCGCCGGGAGGGCTCGACCCGTGCGACCTCCGGCTGGCGCGGGGTGATGCCGCGGTCACGCGCCTCATCGAGACGAAGCGCCCGATGTTCGAGTTCATCATCCGTCGCCGACTCGCCGCGCACGACATCGAGACGGCCGAGGGGCGCGTCGCCGGCCTCCGCGACGCCGCACCGGTCGTCGCGGGCATCCGCGACCGGACGCTCGCGACGGCGTACACGCGCGAGACGGCCAAGTGGCTCGGCCTCGACATCCCCGAAGTGCGTCGCGCGGTCGAGAACGCCCGGCAGCGCGCCGGTGCGTCGACGACCGACCACCGCTCAGGAGGCACGGCTCCAGCCACGCACGCCGGCTCCGGTGGCGAGGCGGTCGCCGTTCCGGACGAGCCCGTGGCCGGGCTCCGACTCCTGCCGAGCGACCCGATCACCCGCATGGAGCGCGACGCCGTGATGGCGATGGTGCAGCAGCCCGGGCACGTCGGGGCGCCGCTCCTCGGGTTGGCGGCGGCCGCGACCTTCTCGGCGCCGATGCTGTCCGTCGTGCGGGACGCCGTCGTGGCGAACGTCGACGCGATCGGCGCGGGGGACTGGCTCGAACGGTTGCTGCAGGACGTGCCGGGGCCGTTCCGCGGCCTCGTGCAGGAGCTCGCGCTCGCACCGATCCCGGCCCGCACCGACGAAGACCTGGCCATCTACGCGCGGAGCATCGTCGTCGCGCTGGTGGAGCGGGACCTGCTCGCGCGGAAGGCATCGCTGCTCGGGCAGTTGCAGCGGGCGGATCCGAACGAGCAGGCCGATCGGCGGGCGGAGATCCAGCGGCAGCTCGTGGACATCGACGCGCAGCGGATGCGGTTGCGCGCGGACGCCGAGGCAGCGGCGAACTCGTAG